CTTTATCCAGAATCCCAAGAATATCAACAATATAGGGCTCTGAAATCGAATGACTGAACAACCACAAGACGAGCAGCAAGCCCCCCGATCTTCGGGTCTAGGCCTTGAACTTAGGCGAGGTCGAGAAGCAAAAGGCTACACGGTTGAGCGAATCGCAGATGAGCTCCACTTAAGGCCTTCTATTGTTATCGCAATGGAAGAAGAGAATTATAAGCTATTACCTGGTGACATTTTTTTAAAAGGTTATATCAGAAGTTACGCAAGGTTAGTGGGCCTTAGTGAAGATAAGGTAGTTCAGTTGTTGGATCTTCACCTAAACCGCGAGGAGGAGCTTAAAGCCCAAACCAAGCAGGTTAAAGGTAAAGAAAAGCGGAAAAAACACTCTAAATACGCGGTGTTAATACTTTTAATCGCCATAGTGTTGGGCGTCTTGCTCTATTTTTGGAGCGAAAAACTGGGTAATGGAAAAACTAGCCAAGTTGATGAAGGGGTTAATGCTCCTGAACCTAGGCTATTGAGCGATTCGTCGTCTACTAGTAAGGAAATAGAAGTAGCTGCGGCTGAAACGGTTGAAGAAACTCCACAAAGTGGACGTGTAGAAACAGCTACTGATGCTGAAATGCTCGAAAATGAAAGCCCTGAAGCTGAAGGTATATCGGATCATTCAGGTGAATTAGAGGGCGGGACAGCTGAGCCAGTCTCTAGCGAGGCAAAGCCTGTATTGCCAGCGCCATCGATAGTGGCTAAACCAGAAGTATCGCCACTAGACGAAGCGCCAGTAGCAACAGCTCCTGTAGAGACAGAGTCTACAGAGACAGAATCTACAGAGACAGTAGCTATAGAGACAGCACCTATAGAGACAGCACCTATAGA
This genomic window from Alkalimarinus sediminis contains:
- a CDS encoding RodZ domain-containing protein; translation: MTEQPQDEQQAPRSSGLGLELRRGREAKGYTVERIADELHLRPSIVIAMEEENYKLLPGDIFLKGYIRSYARLVGLSEDKVVQLLDLHLNREEELKAQTKQVKGKEKRKKHSKYAVLILLIAIVLGVLLYFWSEKLGNGKTSQVDEGVNAPEPRLLSDSSSTSKEIEVAAAETVEETPQSGRVETATDAEMLENESPEAEGISDHSGELEGGTAEPVSSEAKPVLPAPSIVAKPEVSPLDEAPVATAPVETESTETESTETVAIETAPIETAPIETAPIENTASIETAPAETVTNAAPSSASEVGGTDTLNQPSAITAAAVQAGAEPASTDSAFLEQGTVKAVFSGECWFTLKNGLGKTVIADLKTSGEEINYSGPLPFSIVVGAVSEVTMHFDDTPIDFSTVRVRNNRASLELTH